Below is a genomic region from Trueperaceae bacterium.
CGCGGCCGCCGGGGCGGGTGAGCCACACGCCGAGGGGCACGCCGATGGCGAGCACCACGCCCAGGCTGGCGGCCACGATCGTCACGTGCTGCACGGCCAGCTCCAGGAGCGTGGTGCGGCCATACAGGACGCGGCGCTGGTCGGGGAACAGGGCCGAGAGGGCTCGCTGCCACCACTCCTCCTGCGCGAAGAGCAGGAACGCGATGGCGATGAGGGCCAGCGCGGCGCCCAGTTGCCACCACGCCCGGCGCCGCGCGCCGGCCCTCAGGGTGGCGGCGCTCATCCGCCGTCACCCAACGCCACGATGTCGGCGAGGCGCAGCTCGCCCAGGTGCCGGCCCGCCTCGTCTACGACGGCGAGGCGGGAGGCGCCAAGCTGCAGGAGCTCGGCCAGCGCGGTGCGCAGGTCCGTCTCGGCGCCGACGCTGCCTTCGTAATCGTCCGCACGCCGGCTCGGTCGCAGCAGCTCGCTCACGCGCAGGCGCCCCAGGCGCTTCAGGGCGCGTAGCGGACCCACGAACTGCTGCACGAACTCGTTGGCGGGCGCGCTGAGGAGCTCCTGCGGGGGGGCGTACTGTTCCACGGCGCCGTCGCGCATGAGGCACACCCTGTCGGCGAGGCGCACCGCCTCGTCGAGGTCGTGCGTCACGAACACGACGGTCTTGCGGAGGCTGCGTTGCAGCTCCTGGAACTCGCCCTGCAGCCGGTCGCGCGTGAGGGGGTCGACGGCGCCGAACGGCTCGTCCATGAGCAGGATGGGCGGGTCGGCGGCCAGGGCGCGTGCCACGCCCACGCGCTGCTGCTCGCCGCCGGAGAGGTCGTGCGGGAAGCGCTCGGCGTACGTGTCCGGCTCGAGCCCGACCAGCGCGAGGAGCTCGCGGGCGCGCGCTCGGCGCCTGGCGCGGGGCCAGCCGAGGAGGCGCGGCACCACCTCCACGTTCTGCCCCACCGTCAGGTGCGGGAAGAGGCCGGTCGCCTGGATCACGTAGCCGATGCCGCGCCTGAGCGTCTCGGGTTCCTGGCTGGCGACGTCCGTGCCGTTGACGAGCACCCTGCCGGCCGTGGGCCGTTCCAGGCGGTTGATCATGCGCAAGGTGGTGGTCTTGCCGCAGCCCGACGGCCCGAGGAGCACCACGAGTTCGCCGCGCCGCACGGCGACGTTCAGGTCGTGCACGGCGGCGGTGTCGCCGTAGGCCTTGCTCACGTGCTCGAAGCGGATGGCCGCCTCCTGCTCGAGCGCTTCGGGCGCGTGGGCGGCGGGGTCAGCGGGCATGCGAACCGAGGCGGCGCAGGGGGCGCGGGGTGAGGAGGGCGCCGAGGGCGCGCAGGGCGGCGTCGGCAAGGAGGGCTAGGAGGATCACGGGCAGCGCGCCGAGGAGGACGAGGTCGGGGACCACCTGGTCGATGCCGCGCTGGATGAAGACCCCGAGCCCGCCCGCGCCTATCAGGAACGCCACGGTGGTGATGCCCACCACGAGCACGGCGGCGCCGCGCACGCCCGCCACCATGACGGGCAGCGCCAGCGGCAGCTCGACGCGAGTGAGCACCTGCCGTCCGCTCATGCCCATGCCGCGGCCGGCCTGCACGGCCGCCTCGGGCACGCCGCGCAGGCCCTCGTAGGCGTTCCTCACGATGGGCAGGAGCGAGTACAGCGTGAGGGCGATGAGGGCGGGCGCGGCCCCGATGCCGCGCACGCCGAGCGCGGCGAGCGGCTCGCCAAGCCGCGGCAGGCCAACCCCCACGGGGGCTCCGCCCAAGAGCGCCGAGGCGGCTCCGGCGACGATGGTGGCGAGGAGGGTGACCCACAGGAGCAGCGGCAGCGCCGCCACGACGACGACCAGCCAGCGCGCCGGACGCGGCAGGCGGGGGTAGGCCGCGAGCGGCAGCAGCAGGAGGCCGAGCAG
It encodes:
- a CDS encoding ABC transporter ATP-binding protein: MPADPAAHAPEALEQEAAIRFEHVSKAYGDTAAVHDLNVAVRRGELVVLLGPSGCGKTTTLRMINRLERPTAGRVLVNGTDVASQEPETLRRGIGYVIQATGLFPHLTVGQNVEVVPRLLGWPRARRRARARELLALVGLEPDTYAERFPHDLSGGEQQRVGVARALAADPPILLMDEPFGAVDPLTRDRLQGEFQELQRSLRKTVVFVTHDLDEAVRLADRVCLMRDGAVEQYAPPQELLSAPANEFVQQFVGPLRALKRLGRLRVSELLRPSRRADDYEGSVGAETDLRTALAELLQLGASRLAVVDEAGRHLGELRLADIVALGDGG